A region of Allocoleopsis franciscana PCC 7113 DNA encodes the following proteins:
- a CDS encoding single-stranded DNA-binding protein, whose product MNSCILMAQIIQDPELRYTADSQTPIAQMLVEFPSQRAEDPPARLRVVGWGNLANSIKENYAVGDRVVIEGRLGMNTVERPEGFKEKRAELTVSRIYKLGADTLFEPHIAVPATTSEAPAPVSSPKSNNVVVPLRSPRQSAPMSSTSDLERDYTSSVTEPTYETPTIRTSTTPTPDSSQDLDDIPF is encoded by the coding sequence ATGAATAGCTGCATCTTGATGGCACAAATCATTCAAGATCCAGAGCTCCGTTACACGGCTGATAGCCAAACCCCTATCGCCCAGATGCTGGTGGAGTTTCCCAGTCAACGGGCTGAAGACCCACCTGCACGGTTAAGAGTGGTCGGTTGGGGGAATTTGGCTAATTCCATTAAGGAAAACTATGCCGTGGGCGATCGCGTCGTCATTGAAGGTCGATTAGGCATGAATACCGTTGAGCGACCAGAAGGGTTTAAGGAAAAACGAGCGGAATTGACCGTTTCCCGCATTTACAAACTGGGCGCTGACACTTTATTTGAACCTCATATCGCTGTACCGGCGACAACCTCTGAGGCTCCAGCCCCTGTTTCTTCTCCAAAATCCAATAATGTGGTAGTTCCTTTAAGGTCACCCCGACAATCAGCACCGATGTCGAGTACTAGCGATTTGGAGAGAGACTACACGTCTTCAGTGACGGAGCCAACTTATGAAACCCCGACCATTCGCACTTCAACCACTCCAACTCCAGATAGCTCACAAGATTTAGATGATATTCCCTTCTAG
- a CDS encoding mannose-1-phosphate guanyltransferase — translation MRAVLMAGGSGTRLRPLTCDLPKPMVPILNRPIAEHIINLLKRHHITEVVATLHYLPDVMRDYFQDGSDFGVQMTYAVEEDQPLGTAGCVKNIAELLDDTFLVISGDSITDFDLSAAIEFHKRQNSKATLVLTRVPNPVEFGVVITDEQMRIRRFLEKPSTSEIFSDTVNTGTYILDPSVLEYLPVNEECDFSKDLFPLLLAKNEPMYGYIAEGYWCDVGHLDAYREAQYDALHQKVELDFAYAEQKPGLWVGQNTYIDPTAKIETPAIIGSNCRIGPRVTLEAGTVIGDNVTVGADADLKRPILWNGAIIGEEAHLRACVICRGTRVDRRAHVLEGAVVGPLSTIGEEALVSPGVRVWPCKRIESGATLNINLIWGQTAQRNLFGQRGVQGLANIDITPEFAVKLGAAYGSTLKPGSQVAISRDQRSISRMVSRALIAGLMSVGVHVQNLEHTAIPIARLVIPTLSVVGGIHVRVHPDRPDYILIEIFNSQGINISKGQEKKIEGAYFKEDLRRSQIHEIGNVGYPSQVNDLYSTGFTRYLNIEAIRNSGSKVVIDYGYSVSGAVLPQLLGKFGCDAVVLNASLNQMGLSTHEREGLLTQLGHVVEALRANFGAQVSANGEQLILVDESGIPIRGEMLTALMVNVMLTANPRGTVVVPVQASSAVEQIARRHDGKVIRTKANPTALMEASQANPNVVLGGSGEMGFIFPHLHPGFDAMFCMAKLIEMLTIQERSLGQIRTDLPRVCHKTYTVRCPWTVKGSLMRHLVETHPNENLELIDGVKIVNHQTDSWVLILPDAGEPLVHIFANSDDRDWVDDSLRKYRNYVQDFVEHEQGVVEPPKVEAMTS, via the coding sequence ATGCGAGCAGTGCTGATGGCTGGCGGTTCAGGAACACGTCTGAGGCCGCTGACATGCGATCTTCCCAAGCCGATGGTCCCGATCCTAAATCGACCCATCGCTGAACACATTATCAACCTTCTCAAGAGACATCACATAACAGAGGTTGTAGCAACACTGCACTATCTCCCTGATGTCATGCGAGACTACTTCCAAGACGGCAGTGATTTTGGCGTACAAATGACCTACGCTGTGGAGGAAGACCAGCCTTTAGGGACTGCCGGTTGTGTTAAAAATATTGCCGAACTACTAGATGACACATTTTTAGTCATCAGCGGCGATAGTATTACTGACTTTGATTTAAGCGCAGCGATTGAATTCCATAAACGCCAGAATTCAAAAGCCACTCTGGTTCTGACTCGCGTTCCCAATCCAGTTGAGTTTGGGGTCGTGATCACCGACGAGCAAATGCGTATTCGACGGTTTTTAGAAAAGCCTTCGACCAGTGAAATTTTTTCAGATACGGTCAACACCGGGACTTACATTCTAGACCCATCGGTTTTAGAATATTTGCCGGTTAATGAGGAATGTGACTTTTCCAAAGATTTGTTTCCGTTGCTCTTAGCCAAAAATGAGCCAATGTATGGCTACATTGCAGAGGGTTACTGGTGTGATGTTGGTCACCTGGATGCCTACCGCGAAGCCCAGTACGATGCTTTACACCAAAAGGTGGAGCTAGACTTTGCTTACGCCGAGCAAAAGCCAGGACTATGGGTCGGTCAGAATACCTACATTGACCCAACGGCTAAGATTGAAACTCCAGCCATTATTGGCAGCAACTGCCGCATTGGTCCACGAGTAACGCTCGAAGCCGGAACGGTGATTGGGGATAATGTAACGGTCGGCGCAGATGCTGACCTGAAGCGTCCCATTCTCTGGAATGGCGCAATCATTGGTGAGGAAGCACATCTGCGTGCCTGTGTGATTTGCCGAGGTACGAGGGTAGACCGTCGCGCTCATGTCTTGGAAGGTGCCGTTGTCGGCCCTCTCTCCACCATTGGTGAAGAAGCTTTAGTCAGTCCGGGTGTGCGAGTCTGGCCTTGTAAGCGGATTGAATCCGGGGCAACTTTGAATATCAATTTGATTTGGGGGCAAACGGCTCAACGGAATCTGTTTGGTCAGCGCGGTGTTCAAGGGTTGGCGAACATTGACATTACTCCCGAATTTGCGGTTAAGTTGGGAGCAGCTTATGGATCGACCTTAAAACCCGGTTCCCAAGTGGCGATCTCCCGCGATCAACGCAGTATTTCCCGCATGGTGTCGCGGGCTTTAATTGCTGGATTGATGTCTGTGGGAGTCCATGTCCAGAATCTGGAACACACAGCCATTCCCATTGCCCGTTTGGTGATACCCACACTTTCGGTGGTTGGGGGCATTCACGTTCGAGTCCATCCAGACCGTCCCGATTACATTCTGATTGAAATTTTCAACTCCCAGGGAATCAATATTTCCAAGGGGCAAGAGAAGAAAATCGAGGGGGCTTATTTCAAAGAAGACTTGCGGCGATCGCAAATTCATGAAATCGGCAATGTTGGCTATCCCAGTCAAGTGAACGACCTCTACAGTACTGGGTTTACCCGCTACCTGAATATTGAAGCGATTCGCAACAGTGGTTCCAAGGTCGTGATTGACTACGGTTACTCGGTTTCGGGGGCGGTACTGCCGCAATTGCTAGGAAAATTTGGTTGTGATGCGGTCGTTCTCAATGCCAGTTTGAACCAAATGGGACTCTCAACCCATGAACGGGAGGGATTGCTCACGCAGTTGGGTCACGTTGTCGAAGCACTGAGAGCGAATTTTGGTGCGCAGGTGTCGGCGAATGGAGAACAGCTGATTTTGGTGGATGAATCGGGAATCCCAATTCGGGGTGAGATGTTAACCGCACTGATGGTCAACGTCATGCTCACCGCCAATCCCAGAGGCACAGTGGTTGTACCCGTACAGGCATCGAGTGCCGTTGAACAAATTGCTCGCCGTCATGATGGCAAAGTGATTCGGACTAAAGCAAATCCAACGGCGTTGATGGAAGCCTCTCAAGCCAATCCTAATGTCGTGTTGGGCGGTAGTGGAGAAATGGGCTTTATTTTCCCACATCTTCATCCCGGCTTTGATGCAATGTTCTGTATGGCTAAGTTAATTGAGATGCTAACTATACAGGAGCGATCGCTCGGTCAAATTCGTACCGATCTCCCTCGTGTTTGTCACAAGACCTACACAGTTCGCTGCCCTTGGACGGTGAAAGGTTCCCTCATGCGCCATCTGGTAGAAACTCATCCCAATGAGAACTTAGAGCTGATCGATGGGGTGAAAATTGTCAACCACCAAACGGACAGTTGGGTGTTGATTTTACCCGATGCCGGCGAACCCTTGGTACACATCTTTGCCAACAGCGATGACCGAGATTGGGTCGATGACAGTTTGAGGAAATATCGTAATTACGTTCAAGACTTTGTGGAACACGAACAAGGTGTGGTAGAACCGCCCAAAGTTGAAGCCATGACATCATAG
- a CDS encoding alpha/beta fold hydrolase, with protein sequence MPVINVRGVEHYYEWIRQPTASRTKPVIVFIHGWGGSARYWESTARSLSEQFDCLLYDLRGFGRSKLPQEPIEELLYEMEDYAEDLAALLDTLELRRVYIMAHSMGASSAVFFLNRYPERVERAVLTCSGIFEYDEKSFSAFHKFGKYVVQFRPRWFLRIPFASAMFMARFLHRPLPVTVSRAFLEDFLEADYKAALGTMLTSVSKYASEVMPQEFAQLSVPTLLVAGTFDKIIPPELGRRAAQLNEKVEYFEIPDTAHFPMLEKPDVYLERVQEFLAVGSPANA encoded by the coding sequence ATGCCAGTAATTAACGTTCGTGGCGTCGAGCATTACTACGAGTGGATACGCCAACCGACAGCCTCTCGAACCAAGCCAGTCATCGTTTTCATTCATGGATGGGGCGGTTCGGCGCGGTACTGGGAAAGTACCGCGCGTAGCCTGTCCGAGCAATTTGACTGCCTGCTCTACGATTTAAGGGGATTTGGTCGCTCAAAGTTACCCCAAGAGCCAATCGAGGAGTTGCTCTATGAAATGGAGGATTACGCTGAAGATTTAGCGGCATTGCTAGATACTCTAGAGCTACGTCGCGTCTACATCATGGCTCACTCCATGGGGGCGTCTTCTGCTGTGTTCTTTCTCAACCGTTATCCAGAGCGAGTGGAACGGGCGGTTTTAACCTGTAGCGGCATCTTTGAATACGACGAGAAATCCTTCTCTGCCTTCCATAAATTTGGCAAGTACGTTGTTCAGTTCCGTCCCCGTTGGTTCTTGCGAATTCCTTTTGCCAGCGCGATGTTCATGGCGCGATTTTTGCACCGTCCGTTGCCTGTGACGGTGAGCCGTGCTTTTTTAGAGGATTTCTTAGAGGCGGATTACAAAGCGGCGTTGGGCACAATGTTGACATCTGTGAGCAAATATGCATCTGAGGTGATGCCCCAAGAGTTTGCTCAACTCAGCGTGCCAACGCTCTTGGTTGCGGGTACATTTGACAAGATTATCCCCCCAGAGCTGGGGCGTCGGGCGGCTCAGCTCAATGAAAAAGTTGAGTATTTTGAAATTCCTGACACGGCTCACTTCCCCATGCTGGAGAAGCCGGACGTTTATTTAGAGCGGGTGCAGGAATTTCTGGCTGTTGGCTCCCCAGCAAACGCTTGA
- the cutA gene encoding divalent-cation tolerance protein CutA — translation MESDSAATGYGVVLVTASSQEEGKAIAQALIEAKLAACVTLMPVHSIYTWQGQVMDEQEWQMVIKTELAQFPRLESKIRELHSYEVPEMIALPIVAGSEPYLQWISSHVAADS, via the coding sequence ATGGAGAGTGATTCTGCCGCAACAGGCTATGGTGTTGTATTAGTAACCGCGTCTTCCCAGGAAGAAGGAAAAGCGATCGCGCAAGCTTTAATTGAAGCTAAACTAGCGGCTTGTGTCACTCTCATGCCTGTGCATTCCATCTATACCTGGCAAGGTCAAGTGATGGACGAACAAGAGTGGCAAATGGTGATTAAAACCGAATTAGCCCAATTCCCACGATTAGAGAGCAAAATTCGAGAATTGCACTCTTACGAAGTCCCCGAAATGATTGCATTGCCTATTGTGGCGGGTTCTGAGCCTTATTTGCAATGGATTTCCAGTCATGTAGCGGCTGATTCTTGA
- a CDS encoding serine hydrolase, whose protein sequence is MKLRWLLPGLMGTFLLCAPAQAGSLESWNFNRNLRQLNLTTDEGVQPRVFLMTNPTRLVIDLPNITLKRSQTNQQADPLIKEIRLGQVDSQTTRMVVELAPGYTLDPNKVQVRADSSSRWSLQLPTPERLPGDNPAQFGSTEATGQTQQVIAVPPAPPTRFAGVVSLGKEMPGLEPQIKALMARYSFLQTGMFFLDLDTGNYLDISGDRVFPAASTIKLPILIAFFQALDEGKVNLNETLVMRRDLMTNGSGTMQYQRAGKKFSIRETVTKMITISDNTATNMIIDRLGGRAKLNQRFQSWGLKDTVIRNMLGDFKGTNTTSPKDLVRLLTLVANQKLLAPSSREQALEILRNTKTRTLLPAGLAPGAEIAHKTGDIGFLIGDAGMIEMPNGKRYLAGIFVRRPYKDVRGRDFIRQVSQTVYNYLDHQTAGLPMNSSAR, encoded by the coding sequence GTGAAACTACGCTGGCTCTTACCCGGCTTAATGGGCACTTTTTTGCTGTGCGCTCCCGCTCAAGCAGGTAGCTTAGAATCTTGGAACTTCAATCGCAATCTTCGTCAACTCAACTTGACAACGGATGAGGGGGTTCAACCCAGAGTCTTTCTGATGACGAACCCAACTCGTCTGGTGATTGATCTTCCCAACATTACCCTAAAACGCTCTCAAACCAATCAACAAGCAGACCCCTTGATTAAGGAGATACGGTTAGGACAGGTTGACTCCCAAACCACCCGGATGGTGGTTGAATTAGCTCCCGGCTACACCTTAGACCCCAACAAAGTCCAGGTTCGTGCAGATTCCTCCTCGCGTTGGAGTCTTCAGTTACCGACTCCTGAGCGGCTTCCTGGGGATAACCCTGCTCAATTTGGCTCAACGGAAGCAACTGGGCAAACCCAGCAGGTTATTGCTGTACCCCCAGCGCCTCCCACACGGTTTGCCGGAGTGGTTTCTTTAGGGAAAGAAATGCCAGGACTTGAGCCTCAAATTAAAGCGTTGATGGCTCGCTATAGTTTTCTCCAGACGGGTATGTTTTTCCTAGATTTGGATACGGGAAACTATTTAGATATCAGTGGCGATCGCGTTTTTCCCGCCGCCAGCACCATCAAGTTACCCATCCTAATTGCCTTTTTCCAGGCTTTAGACGAGGGGAAAGTCAACCTGAATGAAACCCTAGTGATGCGGCGGGACTTGATGACGAACGGCTCTGGAACGATGCAGTACCAACGAGCAGGGAAGAAGTTCAGTATCCGAGAGACGGTGACCAAGATGATTACAATTAGCGATAATACCGCTACCAATATGATCATCGATCGCTTAGGCGGAAGAGCAAAACTCAATCAGCGTTTCCAGAGTTGGGGACTGAAGGATACGGTGATCCGCAATATGCTCGGTGATTTTAAAGGCACTAATACCACCAGTCCTAAAGACTTAGTGCGGTTACTAACACTGGTTGCGAATCAGAAGTTACTGGCTCCATCCAGCCGGGAGCAGGCTTTAGAAATATTACGCAATACCAAAACAAGAACGCTGCTACCTGCCGGTTTGGCTCCTGGTGCTGAGATTGCTCACAAAACTGGAGACATCGGTTTTCTGATCGGAGATGCGGGAATGATTGAGATGCCCAATGGCAAGCGCTATTTGGCGGGTATTTTTGTCAGACGCCCCTATAAAGATGTCAGGGGGCGAGATTTTATCCGTCAAGTTTCCCAAACCGTCTATAACTATCTGGATCATCAAACAGCAGGACTTCCCATGAATTCCTCAGCACGCTGA
- a CDS encoding cobalt-precorrin-6A reductase, whose amino-acid sequence MLDPTDRALGGYFLGNRLWLIGGTSESVALAGAIASLGLPCLVSVTTEAAQSLYPKTPLLKVQVGRLQIEQLDDFLQQQQIAAILDASHPYAVEISQMATRLAAQRKIPYLRFERPVVNPQKDHSRVIMLDSFEALLARDYLLQQRVLLTVGYKALPLFQGWQDRSTLFARILPAVTSLEAAIAAGFTSDRIIAIRPPVSAEIEKSLWRHWEISLVVTKASGVAGGEEIKRTVAAELGIPLVVITRPVVDYPQQTSDFSLALEFCRTHLR is encoded by the coding sequence TTGCTAGACCCTACCGATCGCGCCTTGGGAGGCTATTTTTTGGGTAATCGCCTCTGGCTGATTGGCGGTACGAGTGAAAGTGTGGCTTTAGCAGGCGCGATCGCCTCTCTGGGTCTGCCCTGTCTTGTATCTGTGACAACAGAGGCAGCTCAGAGCCTTTATCCTAAAACCCCACTGCTCAAGGTTCAAGTAGGGCGTTTGCAGATTGAGCAGTTAGATGATTTTTTACAACAGCAACAAATTGCGGCTATTCTCGACGCCTCTCATCCGTATGCCGTAGAAATTTCCCAAATGGCGACAAGGCTAGCGGCTCAGCGGAAAATCCCCTATCTGCGCTTTGAACGGCCAGTCGTTAATCCTCAAAAGGACCATTCAAGGGTCATCATGCTAGACAGCTTCGAGGCTCTTTTAGCTAGGGACTACCTTCTCCAGCAGCGAGTACTGCTCACTGTTGGTTATAAAGCCTTACCTCTGTTTCAAGGCTGGCAAGATAGGTCTACCCTATTTGCCCGGATTCTACCGGCTGTCACGTCCCTGGAAGCGGCGATTGCGGCTGGATTTACATCGGATCGGATTATTGCCATTCGTCCTCCTGTGTCCGCTGAGATAGAAAAGTCCCTCTGGCGTCACTGGGAAATTTCATTGGTTGTAACCAAGGCTTCTGGTGTGGCTGGAGGAGAAGAGATTAAGCGAACCGTTGCCGCTGAGTTGGGTATTCCACTGGTAGTTATTACCCGTCCTGTGGTTGATTATCCTCAGCAAACCAGCGATTTTTCTTTAGCCTTGGAGTTTTGTCGCACTCATCTGAGGTAG